One genomic region from Entelurus aequoreus isolate RoL-2023_Sb linkage group LG14, RoL_Eaeq_v1.1, whole genome shotgun sequence encodes:
- the LOC133664858 gene encoding tetratricopeptide repeat protein 21B-like isoform X2, which translates to MRHMLFSADALMQQSACGDGAAHCKHCKDALMQHCKHALMRKLQSQTYKMENKDTTMALIRYYCNEKYFNNVVNTAAAAQKTFRSDPIFSVFHAYGILMQGQVREATAELNSIKDRAEVSLCTMMALIYAERKKIKPDKDVIHELEAKIREDRKSASPQSLYHAGMFLWMLGRNDKAREYTERMIKLTNGSQEGVILKAWIDVTCGKDDHARKAEKYFNEGLKDVFALMGKAQYCEYCQNYSGALDVVNRVLASFPDFLPALIKKMKLFLRMQDWEQTIDAAISILQMDKNNLDALHMMTLYSLCITGDITESVKNLSKFISSLEDLEPHNPELALKMCIPFSRVCGRNEKVIEQVFRMVEKAFIVTSGNSDIATELGYLMVLQGKIKEAMEWYKTAMALDETSLSALTGIIWCQLMEGFLEEAEKDLEFLTEIQQTTGKSGDILYLRALVAVKEQRPLEEVTKLLDGAVETHFSSLHGLPLSVEYFQKFNPDFLLEIAKEYLALCPTKPETQGRSPAPQLRRCAALLDTVVKMVPGLLQGVFLQAKVRYQSGDVDAAQNSLHHCLEQCPSHTDAHLLMARIHLLRRNFSLCFQSLELCLSHNFQIREHPLYLLIKAQAKKQMGELTEAINILQMAMSLVEICKSKNKTIELSPTDCASIFLELAEALRLSDTQHEAAKVMQDAINEFSGTPEELRVTIANVDFALLHGDTEVALSMLINVTSDQPYYIQAKEKIADIYLNHKKDTRLYVSCYREVVDKLPSAHTYVLLGEAYMHILEPEKAIEIYEHALEKNPYDGALVSKFGKLLVKTHYFHKAIHYYEAALKTGQQSILRYDLAELLLKMKQYDSCKIVLDDALSHEPGNRLCTLSEDCRYLMLLTKVQNKVDKAEEALISLHRVRDVQAKALKRVELEDPDAIPRQKQLAAQICAEMAQHYTSQRVYESAIKSYKEALVYCETDHKVMLQLAQIFFTLDKVDACQEQCNVILKNDQFNEDANLMMADLMFRKHDYEQAIFCYQRLLERKPDNYPTFSRFIDLLRRTGKLEDVPILFYRAEQHSSKAKFDPGFIYCKGLYLWYTGEPNAALQHLNQARKDTKWGQNALYKMIEIYLNLNNDTMGIELFKTDCGTGTYTEKQEMQLVAVTTAQQLLTEIKPETPAGHAHLRILDNYCLLATNPKTNIEKAISVFTEIATSMDHVPALLAIASAFMMVKQLAQARNQLKHIAKMTWNIVDADEFEKSWLLLADIYIHSGKYDLADDFLKRCLNYNKSCFKAYAYRAFIMEKEQAFSDAAFNYKLAWKYGNESNPTIGYKLALNYLKAKQHLDAIDVSNKVLATYPTYARIRKDILESSYAALKPTPSYLQAAIMSDRQESRVVSDEWQGNRLICTEEKERERANYSEIYSKRAK; encoded by the exons ATGCGTCACATGTTGTTCTCAGCTGATGCTTTAATGCAACAAAGTGCGTGTGGTGACGGTGCAGCTCATTGTAAACATTGTAAAGATGCTTTAATGCAACATTGTAAACATGCTTTAATGCGGAAACTCCAATCACAGACATACAAAATGGAGAATAAAGACACAACAATG GCTTTGATCAGATACTATTGCAATGAAAAATATTTCAACAATGTTGTCAACACTGCAGCAGCTGCACAGAAGACTTTTCGTAGTGACCCTATCTTCAGTGTCTTCCATGCATATGGCATCTTGATGCAAG GTCAAGTTCGAGAAGCCACGGCAGAGCTGAACTCAATAAAAGATAGAGCCGAGGTGTCtctctgcactatgatggcacttATCTATGCTGAGAGAAAAAAGATAAAACCAG ACAAAGATGTTATTCATGAACTTGAAGCTAAAATCCGGGAGGATCGCAAAAGTGCATCTCCCCAGAGTCTGTATCATGCTGGGATGTTTCTTTGGATGTTAGGCCGGAATGATAAAGCTCGAGAATACACGGAGCGGATGATCAAACTGACCAATGGCTCTCAAGAG GGGGTAATCCTGAAAGCATGGATAGACGTGACATGTGGGAAAGATGATCATGCCAGAAAGGCTGAAAAATACTTTAATGAAGGACTAAAAGATGTTTTTGCATTAATGGGAAAG GCACAGTACTGCGAATACTGTCAAAATTACTCTGGAGCATTAGATGTGGTTAACAGAGTACTTGCCAGTTTCCCAGACTTCCTGCCTGCACTCATTAAGAAGATGAAGTTGTTTTTAAGGATGCAAGACTGGGAGCAAACCATCGATGCAGCAATCAG CATTTTACAAATGGATAAAAACAATCTGGATGCCCTACATATGATGACTCTGTATTCTTTATGTATCACTGGAGATATTACAGAG TCAGTAAAGAATCTTTCCAAATTCATCAGCAGTCTGGAGGACCTGGAACCACACAACCCTGAGCTTGCTTTAAAGATGTGTATCCCATTTAGCAGAGTG TGTGGCCGTAACGAGAAAGTCATTGAGCAGGTGTTCAGAATGGTGGAGAAAGCCTTCATTGTGACATCAGGAAACTCTGATATTGCCACAGAATTGGGGTACCTCATGGTTCTTCAGGGTAAAATCAAGGAGGCTATGGAGTGGTACAAGACTGCCATGGCTCTGGACGAGACCAGTCTCTCTGCATTGACTG GCATCATTTGGTGTCAATTGATGGAAGGCTTCTTAGAAGAAGCAGAGAAAGATTTGGAATTTCTGACAGAAATTCAACAAACCACTGGAAAATCAGGA GACATCCTTTATCTGCGTGCACTTGTGGCAGTTAAAGAACAGCGTCCTCTAGAAGAGGTTACCAAGCTCCTGGATGGTGCAGTGGAAACCCACTTCTCTTCTCTGCATGGTCTACCTCTGAGTGTGGAGTACTTTCAGAAGTTCAACCCTGACTTCCTGCTGGAGATTGCCAAGGAGTATCTTGCTCTGTGTCCTACCAAG CCTGAGACGCAAGGCCGGTCTCCTGCTCCACAGCTTAGGCGCTGTGCAGCGTTGTTGGACACAGTGGTCAAGATGGTGCCAGGCCTCCTTCAAGGGGTCTTCCTGCAAGCCAAAGTCCGATATCAGTCTG GTGATGTTGATGCTGCTCAGAACAGTCTACATCACTGCCTGGAACAGTGTCCTTCTCACACAGACGCTCATCTACTCATGGCAAGGATCCACTTGCTGCGCAGAAACTTTTCTTTGTGTTTCCAGTCGCTGGAACTTTGCCTCAGCCATAACTTTCAG ATTCGAGAACATCCATTGTACCTTCTGATAAAAGCCCAGGCAAAGAAACAAATGGGAGAGCTGACCGAGGCTATTAATATTTTACAAATGGCAATGAGTCTTGTAGAGATCTGCAAGTCAAAAAACAAAACCATTGAGCTGAGTCCTACAGACTGTGCCTCCATCTTCTTGGAATTAGCTGAGGCTTTGCGTCTCAGTGATACACAG CACGAAGCAGCCAAAGTCATGCAGGATGCCATTAATGAGTTCTCGGGAACTCCTGAAGAGCTTCGTGTCACTATTGCCAATGTCGACTTTGCATTGCTGCATGGTGATACTGAGGTGGCACTGAGCATGCTCATTAACGTTACATCTGACCAGCCATACTACATCCAAGCCAAGGAAAAGATAGCCGACATATACTTGAACCACAAAAAGGACACACGTTTATATGTAAGCTGTTACAG GGAGGTGGTGGACAAGCTACCCAGTGCTCACACATATGTCTTACTAGGGGAAGCGTACATGCACATTTTAGAG CCGGAGAAAGCCATTGAAATCTATGAGCATGCGCTCGAGAAAAACCCATATGATGGAGCTCTTGTCAGCAAGTTTGGTAAACTACTGGTCAAGACACATTACTTTCACAAG GCAATACATTACTATGAAGCTGCCCTAAAGACCGGACAACAGAGTATCCTGCGCTATGACTTGGCTGAGCTGCTGTTGAAGATGAAACAATATGACAGCTGCAAAATAGTTCTGGATGATGCTCTGTCCCATGAGCCAG GGAATAGACTATGCACACTATCAGAGGATTGCCGTTATTTGATGCTGTTGACTAAGGTCCAAAACAAAGTGGACAAAGCTGAAGAAGCCTTAATATCCCTACATAGG GTGCGAGATGTCCAGGCCAAGGCGCTGAAGCGAGTAGAGTTGGAGGATCCTGACGCCATCCCCAGGCAGAAGCAGCTCGCCGCCCAGATCTGTGCTGAGATGGCGCAACACTACACAAGTCAGAGGGTTTACGAGAGTGCCATCAAGTCCTACAAAGAAGCTCTTGTGTATTGTGAGACTGACCACAAG GTGATGCTGCAGTTGGCGCAGATTTTCTTCACCCTAGACAAGGTGGATGCGTGCCAGGAGCAATGCAATGTCATCTTGAAGAATGACCAATTTAATGAAGATGCAAATCTG ATGATGGCTGACCTTATGTTCAGGAAACATGACTATGAACAGGCCATTTTCTGCTATCAGCGACTGTTGGAGCGCAAGCCAG ACAACTACCCTACCTTTTCACGCTTTATTGACCTGCTGAGGAGGACAGGAAAGTTGGAAGACGTGCCAATACTTTTTTATAGAGCAGAACAGCATTCTTCCAAGGCCAAGTTTGACCCTGGCTTTATCTACTGTAAGGGACTTTATCTTTG GTACACAGGAGAACCTAATGCTGCTCTGCAACACCTCAACCAGGCACGGAAAGACACCAAGTGGGGTCAAAACGCTCTCTATAAGATGATTGAAATCTACCTAAATCTGAATAATGACACCATGGGAATAGAATTATTTAAAACAGATTGCGGAACTGG AACCTACACAGAAAAGCAGGAGATGCAGTTGGTTGCTGTGACAACAGCTCAGCAGCTACTGACGGAGATAAAGCCAGAGACACCAGCAGGACACGCACACCTTCGTATCCTGGATAATTATTGCTTACTGGCGACTAACCCAAAGACAAACATAGAAAAAGCCATCTCTGTTTTCACAGAGATAGCAACAAGTATG GACCACGTACCAGCCCTGCTGGCCATTGCATCAGCCTTCATGATGGTGAAACAACTAGCTCAAGCCAGGAACCAACTCAAACATATAGCAAAGATGACTTGGAATATTGTTGATGCTGACGAATTTGAGAAGAGCTGGCTGCTCCTGGCTGATATTTACATCCATTCAGGGAAGTACGACCTGGCCGATGACTTCCTAAAGAGATGTCTTAACTACAACAAG TCATGCTTTAAAGCTTATGCATATCGGGCTTTCATCATGGAAAAAGAGCAGGCGTTCAGCGATGCGGCCTTCAACTATAAATTGGCTTGGAAATATGGAAATGAGTCCAACCCAACTATTG GGTACAAACTTGCTTTGAACTACTTGAAAGCAAAACAACATTTGGATGCTATAGATGTGAGCAATAAA GTACTTGCTACTTACCCAACGTATGCAAGGATCAGAAAGGACATCTTGGAGTCATCTTACGCTGCTTTGAAACC
- the LOC133664858 gene encoding tetratricopeptide repeat protein 21B-like isoform X4 yields MRHMLFSADALMQQSACGDGAAHCKHCKDALMQHCKHALMRKLQSQTYKMENKDTTMALIRYYCNEKYFNNVVNTAAAAQKTFRSDPIFSVFHAYGILMQGQVREATAELNSIKDRAEVSLCTMMALIYAERKKIKPDKDVIHELEAKIREDRKSASPQSLYHAGMFLWMLGRNDKAREYTERMIKLTNGSQEGVILKAWIDVTCGKDDHARKAEKYFNEGLKDVFALMGKAQYCEYCQNYSGALDVVNRVLASFPDFLPALIKKMKLFLRMQDWEQTIDAAISILQMDKNNLDALHMMTLYSLCITGDITESVKNLSKFISSLEDLEPHNPELALKMCIPFSRVCGRNEKVIEQVFRMVEKAFIVTSGNSDIATELGYLMVLQGKIKEAMEWYKTAMALDETSLSALTGIIWCQLMEGFLEEAEKDLEFLTEIQQTTGKSGDILYLRALVAVKEQRPLEEVTKLLDGAVETHFSSLHGLPLSVEYFQKFNPDFLLEIAKEYLALCPTKPETQGRSPAPQLRRCAALLDTVVKMVPGLLQGVFLQAKVRYQSGDVDAAQNSLHHCLEQCPSHTDAHLLMARIHLLRRNFSLCFQSLELCLSHNFQIREHPLYLLIKAQAKKQMGELTEAINILQMAMSLVEICKSKNKTIELSPTDCASIFLELAEALRLSDTQHEAAKVMQDAINEFSGTPEELRVTIANVDFALLHGDTEVALSMLINVTSDQPYYIQAKEKIADIYLNHKKDTRLYVSCYREVVDKLPSAHTYVLLGEAYMHILEPEKAIEIYEHALEKNPYDGALVSKFGKLLVKTHYFHKAIHYYEAALKTGQQSILRYDLAELLLKMKQYDSCKIVLDDALSHEPGNRLCTLSEDCRYLMLLTKVQNKVDKAEEALISLHRVRDVQAKALKRVELEDPDAIPRQKQLAAQICAEMAQHYTSQRVYESAIKSYKEALVYCETDHKVMLQLAQIFFTLDKVDACQEQCNVILKNDQFNEDANLMMADLMFRKHDYEQAIFCYQRLLERKPDNYPTFSRFIDLLRRTGKLEDVPILFYRAEQHSSKAKFDPGFIYCKGLYLWYTGEPNAALQHLNQARKDTKWGQNALYKMIEIYLNLNNDTMGIELFKTDCGTGTYTEKQEMQLVAVTTAQQLLTEIKPETPAGHAHLRILDNYCLLATNPKTNIEKAISVFTEIATSMKDHVPALLAIASAFMMVKQLAQARNQLKHIAKMTWNIVDADEFEKSWLLLADIYIHSGKYDLADDFLKRCLNYNKSCFKAYAYRAFIMEKEQAFSDAAFNYKLAWKYGNESNPTIGYKLALNYLKAKQHLDAIDVSNKVLATYPTYARIRKDILESSYAALKP; encoded by the exons ATGCGTCACATGTTGTTCTCAGCTGATGCTTTAATGCAACAAAGTGCGTGTGGTGACGGTGCAGCTCATTGTAAACATTGTAAAGATGCTTTAATGCAACATTGTAAACATGCTTTAATGCGGAAACTCCAATCACAGACATACAAAATGGAGAATAAAGACACAACAATG GCTTTGATCAGATACTATTGCAATGAAAAATATTTCAACAATGTTGTCAACACTGCAGCAGCTGCACAGAAGACTTTTCGTAGTGACCCTATCTTCAGTGTCTTCCATGCATATGGCATCTTGATGCAAG GTCAAGTTCGAGAAGCCACGGCAGAGCTGAACTCAATAAAAGATAGAGCCGAGGTGTCtctctgcactatgatggcacttATCTATGCTGAGAGAAAAAAGATAAAACCAG ACAAAGATGTTATTCATGAACTTGAAGCTAAAATCCGGGAGGATCGCAAAAGTGCATCTCCCCAGAGTCTGTATCATGCTGGGATGTTTCTTTGGATGTTAGGCCGGAATGATAAAGCTCGAGAATACACGGAGCGGATGATCAAACTGACCAATGGCTCTCAAGAG GGGGTAATCCTGAAAGCATGGATAGACGTGACATGTGGGAAAGATGATCATGCCAGAAAGGCTGAAAAATACTTTAATGAAGGACTAAAAGATGTTTTTGCATTAATGGGAAAG GCACAGTACTGCGAATACTGTCAAAATTACTCTGGAGCATTAGATGTGGTTAACAGAGTACTTGCCAGTTTCCCAGACTTCCTGCCTGCACTCATTAAGAAGATGAAGTTGTTTTTAAGGATGCAAGACTGGGAGCAAACCATCGATGCAGCAATCAG CATTTTACAAATGGATAAAAACAATCTGGATGCCCTACATATGATGACTCTGTATTCTTTATGTATCACTGGAGATATTACAGAG TCAGTAAAGAATCTTTCCAAATTCATCAGCAGTCTGGAGGACCTGGAACCACACAACCCTGAGCTTGCTTTAAAGATGTGTATCCCATTTAGCAGAGTG TGTGGCCGTAACGAGAAAGTCATTGAGCAGGTGTTCAGAATGGTGGAGAAAGCCTTCATTGTGACATCAGGAAACTCTGATATTGCCACAGAATTGGGGTACCTCATGGTTCTTCAGGGTAAAATCAAGGAGGCTATGGAGTGGTACAAGACTGCCATGGCTCTGGACGAGACCAGTCTCTCTGCATTGACTG GCATCATTTGGTGTCAATTGATGGAAGGCTTCTTAGAAGAAGCAGAGAAAGATTTGGAATTTCTGACAGAAATTCAACAAACCACTGGAAAATCAGGA GACATCCTTTATCTGCGTGCACTTGTGGCAGTTAAAGAACAGCGTCCTCTAGAAGAGGTTACCAAGCTCCTGGATGGTGCAGTGGAAACCCACTTCTCTTCTCTGCATGGTCTACCTCTGAGTGTGGAGTACTTTCAGAAGTTCAACCCTGACTTCCTGCTGGAGATTGCCAAGGAGTATCTTGCTCTGTGTCCTACCAAG CCTGAGACGCAAGGCCGGTCTCCTGCTCCACAGCTTAGGCGCTGTGCAGCGTTGTTGGACACAGTGGTCAAGATGGTGCCAGGCCTCCTTCAAGGGGTCTTCCTGCAAGCCAAAGTCCGATATCAGTCTG GTGATGTTGATGCTGCTCAGAACAGTCTACATCACTGCCTGGAACAGTGTCCTTCTCACACAGACGCTCATCTACTCATGGCAAGGATCCACTTGCTGCGCAGAAACTTTTCTTTGTGTTTCCAGTCGCTGGAACTTTGCCTCAGCCATAACTTTCAG ATTCGAGAACATCCATTGTACCTTCTGATAAAAGCCCAGGCAAAGAAACAAATGGGAGAGCTGACCGAGGCTATTAATATTTTACAAATGGCAATGAGTCTTGTAGAGATCTGCAAGTCAAAAAACAAAACCATTGAGCTGAGTCCTACAGACTGTGCCTCCATCTTCTTGGAATTAGCTGAGGCTTTGCGTCTCAGTGATACACAG CACGAAGCAGCCAAAGTCATGCAGGATGCCATTAATGAGTTCTCGGGAACTCCTGAAGAGCTTCGTGTCACTATTGCCAATGTCGACTTTGCATTGCTGCATGGTGATACTGAGGTGGCACTGAGCATGCTCATTAACGTTACATCTGACCAGCCATACTACATCCAAGCCAAGGAAAAGATAGCCGACATATACTTGAACCACAAAAAGGACACACGTTTATATGTAAGCTGTTACAG GGAGGTGGTGGACAAGCTACCCAGTGCTCACACATATGTCTTACTAGGGGAAGCGTACATGCACATTTTAGAG CCGGAGAAAGCCATTGAAATCTATGAGCATGCGCTCGAGAAAAACCCATATGATGGAGCTCTTGTCAGCAAGTTTGGTAAACTACTGGTCAAGACACATTACTTTCACAAG GCAATACATTACTATGAAGCTGCCCTAAAGACCGGACAACAGAGTATCCTGCGCTATGACTTGGCTGAGCTGCTGTTGAAGATGAAACAATATGACAGCTGCAAAATAGTTCTGGATGATGCTCTGTCCCATGAGCCAG GGAATAGACTATGCACACTATCAGAGGATTGCCGTTATTTGATGCTGTTGACTAAGGTCCAAAACAAAGTGGACAAAGCTGAAGAAGCCTTAATATCCCTACATAGG GTGCGAGATGTCCAGGCCAAGGCGCTGAAGCGAGTAGAGTTGGAGGATCCTGACGCCATCCCCAGGCAGAAGCAGCTCGCCGCCCAGATCTGTGCTGAGATGGCGCAACACTACACAAGTCAGAGGGTTTACGAGAGTGCCATCAAGTCCTACAAAGAAGCTCTTGTGTATTGTGAGACTGACCACAAG GTGATGCTGCAGTTGGCGCAGATTTTCTTCACCCTAGACAAGGTGGATGCGTGCCAGGAGCAATGCAATGTCATCTTGAAGAATGACCAATTTAATGAAGATGCAAATCTG ATGATGGCTGACCTTATGTTCAGGAAACATGACTATGAACAGGCCATTTTCTGCTATCAGCGACTGTTGGAGCGCAAGCCAG ACAACTACCCTACCTTTTCACGCTTTATTGACCTGCTGAGGAGGACAGGAAAGTTGGAAGACGTGCCAATACTTTTTTATAGAGCAGAACAGCATTCTTCCAAGGCCAAGTTTGACCCTGGCTTTATCTACTGTAAGGGACTTTATCTTTG GTACACAGGAGAACCTAATGCTGCTCTGCAACACCTCAACCAGGCACGGAAAGACACCAAGTGGGGTCAAAACGCTCTCTATAAGATGATTGAAATCTACCTAAATCTGAATAATGACACCATGGGAATAGAATTATTTAAAACAGATTGCGGAACTGG AACCTACACAGAAAAGCAGGAGATGCAGTTGGTTGCTGTGACAACAGCTCAGCAGCTACTGACGGAGATAAAGCCAGAGACACCAGCAGGACACGCACACCTTCGTATCCTGGATAATTATTGCTTACTGGCGACTAACCCAAAGACAAACATAGAAAAAGCCATCTCTGTTTTCACAGAGATAGCAACAAGTATG AAGGACCACGTACCAGCCCTGCTGGCCATTGCATCAGCCTTCATGATGGTGAAACAACTAGCTCAAGCCAGGAACCAACTCAAACATATAGCAAAGATGACTTGGAATATTGTTGATGCTGACGAATTTGAGAAGAGCTGGCTGCTCCTGGCTGATATTTACATCCATTCAGGGAAGTACGACCTGGCCGATGACTTCCTAAAGAGATGTCTTAACTACAACAAG TCATGCTTTAAAGCTTATGCATATCGGGCTTTCATCATGGAAAAAGAGCAGGCGTTCAGCGATGCGGCCTTCAACTATAAATTGGCTTGGAAATATGGAAATGAGTCCAACCCAACTATTG GGTACAAACTTGCTTTGAACTACTTGAAAGCAAAACAACATTTGGATGCTATAGATGTGAGCAATAAA GTACTTGCTACTTACCCAACGTATGCAAGGATCAGAAAGGACATCTTGGAGTCATCTTACGCTGCTTTGAAACCGTAG